A genomic stretch from uncultured Pseudodesulfovibrio sp. includes:
- a CDS encoding cold shock domain-containing protein, producing MRCEGEVTWFNEQKGFGFITSEDGQDVFVHYTEIVRDGFQTLEPGEQVTFGLIDEETGPKAVDVHLKNDGPPSTLL from the coding sequence GTGCGGTGTGAAGGCGAAGTGACTTGGTTCAATGAACAGAAGGGGTTCGGATTCATCACGAGTGAAGACGGACAGGATGTTTTTGTTCACTATACCGAAATTGTTCGCGATGGGTTTCAAACCCTGGAACCGGGCGAACAAGTGACTTTCGGTCTTATCGACGAGGAAACCGGCCCCAAGGCGGTCGATGTCCACCTCAAGAACGACGGCCCCCCGTCGACATTGCTCTAA
- the hypF gene encoding carbamoyltransferase HypF encodes MILMRQKFTITGQVQGVGFRPFVYRTALDNKVSGSVNNSSAGVLIEIQGTPEQVTGFSDDLAENLPPLAKIITLDFEDLPVVENEEGFIILKSTGGQGHSVLISADVATCQDCLDDMADPANRRYRYPFTNCTNCGPRYTITRSIPYDRPQTSMACFPLCNDCLEEYEDPLDRRFHAQPNACPDCGPTVWLTDGKGTTIAEGDHALRTLAVELANGKIAAVKGLGGFHLVCDAMSDQAVRTLRQRKHRPDKPLAVMIPTIAHARKLANILSAEEEWLTGLHRPIVLAAKHEPFPLAEQVAPDTNFVGIMLPYTPLHHILLGDFADATPHDIPALVMTSGNMSSEPICLDNDEAQTRLNGIADIFLFHNRDILIRTDDSVLRVNPATNEPIFMRRARGFVPAPVFIPEKGPTVLGMGPELKCTMTLTKGDQAFTSQHIGTMSNLETMEFHREIQTHLQDILQVQPELIVRDLHPDYMTSTLAEDIGRERGIPVATLQHHYAHIYANLAENKHTGPVIGLALDGTGYGEDGTIWGGECLMVMPEELEHQRLAHFSRIRLPGGEAAVKEPWRIAQAALWEIGIREPEKYAWPWLANFETPSRFLPQILEKGINAPETSSCGRLFDGVSALCGLVDTISYEGQAAILLEKIQDLSETGAYPCPLQSDDPVSLNTLSLVQGVLEDLEKKVPVPIIARRFHLGLINGLTEMVYSFSMVLDIHHVALSGGVMQNLTLATQLPRALENAGLIPLVHRQLPPNDGCISLGQAVWGQRKLLLEK; translated from the coding sequence ATGATTCTCATGCGGCAGAAGTTTACCATCACCGGGCAGGTGCAAGGCGTAGGATTCCGGCCCTTCGTCTACCGGACGGCTCTGGACAACAAAGTATCGGGCTCGGTTAACAACTCCTCTGCCGGTGTACTCATCGAAATTCAGGGCACACCTGAACAAGTCACAGGTTTCTCCGATGACCTGGCTGAAAACCTTCCTCCACTGGCAAAGATCATCACTCTGGACTTTGAAGATCTGCCTGTAGTGGAGAACGAGGAAGGATTCATCATCCTCAAATCAACTGGCGGACAAGGTCATTCGGTCCTCATCAGCGCGGATGTCGCCACCTGTCAGGACTGCCTTGACGACATGGCCGATCCGGCAAACCGTCGATACCGATACCCGTTCACCAACTGCACAAACTGCGGGCCGCGCTATACCATTACACGATCCATCCCCTATGACCGGCCCCAGACTTCCATGGCCTGCTTTCCACTATGCAACGACTGTCTTGAAGAATACGAAGATCCGCTCGATCGCCGCTTTCACGCCCAGCCCAACGCCTGCCCGGACTGTGGTCCCACGGTCTGGCTCACGGACGGCAAAGGAACCACCATTGCCGAGGGGGACCATGCTCTCAGAACACTTGCGGTTGAACTCGCCAACGGGAAAATAGCGGCTGTCAAAGGTCTTGGCGGATTCCACCTTGTCTGTGACGCCATGTCAGACCAAGCAGTCAGGACTCTACGACAGCGCAAACACCGCCCGGACAAACCGCTGGCTGTCATGATCCCGACCATCGCCCACGCCAGGAAGCTTGCCAACATTCTTTCGGCTGAAGAGGAGTGGTTGACCGGGCTGCACCGCCCCATCGTGCTTGCCGCAAAACATGAACCGTTTCCCCTCGCGGAGCAGGTCGCCCCGGACACGAATTTCGTGGGGATAATGCTTCCCTACACCCCACTGCACCACATCCTGCTTGGCGACTTTGCTGATGCAACACCACATGACATCCCCGCTCTGGTCATGACATCGGGCAATATGAGTTCCGAACCCATCTGTCTGGACAACGACGAAGCCCAGACGCGACTGAACGGCATTGCGGATATTTTTCTGTTCCATAATCGGGATATACTCATCCGCACGGACGACTCGGTTCTTCGCGTCAATCCGGCGACCAACGAACCTATTTTCATGCGCCGTGCCCGAGGATTCGTCCCTGCCCCGGTCTTCATTCCCGAAAAGGGACCTACCGTGCTGGGCATGGGCCCTGAACTCAAGTGCACCATGACGCTGACCAAGGGAGACCAGGCTTTCACCAGTCAGCACATCGGCACCATGTCCAACCTGGAGACAATGGAGTTCCATAGGGAAATCCAGACACATTTGCAGGACATCCTACAGGTCCAGCCGGAACTTATCGTTCGCGACCTGCACCCGGACTATATGACCTCCACCCTTGCTGAAGACATCGGCAGGGAACGGGGTATTCCTGTCGCGACCCTGCAACACCATTACGCCCACATCTACGCCAACCTTGCAGAAAACAAGCATACCGGCCCAGTCATTGGATTGGCCCTCGACGGCACAGGCTACGGTGAAGACGGCACCATATGGGGTGGCGAGTGTCTCATGGTCATGCCCGAAGAGTTGGAGCACCAGCGACTGGCCCATTTTTCACGCATCCGGCTGCCCGGCGGCGAAGCCGCAGTCAAGGAACCATGGCGTATCGCCCAGGCCGCGCTCTGGGAAATCGGCATCAGGGAACCGGAAAAATACGCATGGCCCTGGCTCGCGAACTTTGAAACTCCAAGCCGTTTCCTGCCGCAGATTCTGGAAAAGGGCATCAATGCACCCGAGACATCCAGTTGCGGACGACTGTTCGACGGCGTATCCGCACTCTGCGGACTGGTCGACACCATCAGCTATGAAGGGCAGGCCGCAATCCTGCTGGAAAAAATTCAGGACCTGTCCGAGACAGGCGCCTATCCCTGCCCGCTTCAATCCGACGACCCTGTTTCCCTGAACACGCTTTCTCTGGTACAAGGCGTGTTGGAAGATCTGGAAAAAAAAGTTCCGGTTCCAATAATTGCCCGTCGATTCCACCTGGGGTTGATCAATGGCCTGACAGAAATGGTCTATTCCTTTTCCATGGTGCTGGACATCCATCACGTTGCCCTGTCAGGCGGGGTCATGCAGAACCTGACTCTTGCCACGCAACTGCCCCGGGCTCTCGAAAACGCGGGATTGATTCCATTGGTTCATCGCCAGCTCCCGCCCAATGACGGATGTATTTCGCTCGGTCAGGCGGTCTGGGGTCAAAGGAAACTGTTGCTCGAAAAATAA
- a CDS encoding DUF362 domain-containing protein — protein MGDILPLLSSGGNCFILSSIKLPPMLTVMRPSVAILNVPDYTPAQLKSAVAKVLTASGLNITPGQRILVKPNLVNGSNARHCTTSPEIVKAACAWLLDHDAHVTVADSPALGPAAYVARNSGLTKAVGALGLKVTNLKRAVPLELSHGGSIGISQDALDADLILNLPKLKVHCQMVMTGSVKNLFGCVVGFRKAMAHNRLGHSRDIFRSMLMDVYEALPHCHHLMDGIHAMHEDGPINGTPFELGLLGASINGIAMDTAAYTVLDLTPDRIPLWNEAQVRDMPGARTKDIDFPLEPPTGFDTTGFTLSPERELSFAPSRVIKGRIRGLLKHFKKQ, from the coding sequence ATGGGCGACATTCTTCCTCTTCTTTCGTCAGGAGGCAACTGCTTTATCTTGTCTTCAATCAAGCTCCCGCCTATGCTGACGGTCATGCGCCCATCTGTTGCCATCCTCAACGTCCCAGACTACACCCCCGCCCAACTGAAATCAGCTGTAGCCAAGGTTCTGACAGCATCCGGCCTGAATATCACACCTGGGCAACGAATACTGGTCAAACCGAACCTGGTAAACGGCAGCAATGCCCGTCACTGCACCACCAGCCCAGAAATCGTCAAAGCGGCATGCGCGTGGCTTTTAGATCACGACGCTCACGTAACCGTGGCAGACTCCCCGGCTCTCGGCCCTGCCGCTTATGTGGCCCGGAATTCCGGGCTGACCAAGGCAGTCGGCGCGCTTGGCCTGAAGGTGACAAATCTGAAACGAGCCGTTCCGCTTGAGCTGTCGCACGGCGGTTCAATAGGCATCTCGCAGGACGCATTGGATGCAGACCTCATTCTCAACCTGCCAAAACTCAAGGTTCACTGCCAGATGGTCATGACCGGATCGGTCAAAAATCTGTTCGGTTGTGTGGTCGGTTTCCGCAAGGCCATGGCCCACAATCGTCTCGGACATAGCCGCGACATCTTCCGCTCCATGCTTATGGATGTTTACGAAGCCCTGCCGCATTGTCATCACCTCATGGACGGCATCCATGCCATGCACGAAGATGGGCCTATCAACGGTACCCCCTTTGAACTTGGCCTGCTCGGCGCATCCATAAACGGCATCGCTATGGACACAGCGGCTTACACCGTACTCGATCTGACTCCCGACCGCATACCGTTATGGAATGAAGCGCAGGTCCGCGACATGCCCGGCGCGCGCACCAAAGACATAGACTTCCCACTGGAACCGCCCACCGGGTTCGACACCACCGGGTTCACCCTGTCACCGGAGCGCGAACTCTCCTTCGCACCCTCGCGGGTTATCAAAGGCAGAATTCGTGGTTTATTGAAGCATTTCAAAAAACAGTGA
- a CDS encoding ATP-binding cassette domain-containing protein, with protein sequence MHTLISLNDVTVTRGGKTLLGPVSWHLEQGRHVAVTGFNGAGKTTFLRLVRGELLPDSGGRRVYDFGHGEQHSVLGLRHRIGMVSADMQDFYGLHTPHVTGRNVILAGFYDTPILYDTPTTEQETAVDEIIDLLGLHALAESRLGTLSTGQVRKLLVARGLVVKPDVLLLDECLDGLDSSSRSEVLQLLDVAAERTTLVCAAHRAGDLPDCIAHAMILEDGVIVSEGGRDEALQILQASAPDLAACDLPAAIFDPSMEYLLRMEHVSVVQDGKRILHSIDWEILPGENWMVIGANGAGKSTLLKLIMSEIAPYADDQEGVGVIRRLGGMTMDEARPLIGVVSPDLQAGYARELGWEVTAEETVMSGYRGSVGMLDEPTSEEKLGAARWLEMVGLSGLESRRLRHMSYGQQRRVFLARAMAPGPKLLLLDEPLSGLDSASRAFMREMIQRLGESGTPLVLVTHHADDRVSTLNRVLMLEQGRVRFRGPRDEYVMG encoded by the coding sequence ATGCATACATTGATTTCATTGAATGACGTCACCGTGACCCGTGGGGGAAAGACTCTGCTCGGTCCAGTGTCGTGGCACCTTGAACAGGGGCGGCATGTGGCTGTGACTGGCTTCAATGGGGCGGGCAAGACCACGTTTCTTCGTCTTGTGCGTGGTGAACTGCTACCGGATTCAGGCGGCCGTCGCGTGTATGACTTCGGGCATGGAGAGCAACATTCAGTGCTCGGCCTGCGTCATCGAATCGGCATGGTGTCGGCTGACATGCAGGATTTTTACGGTTTGCATACGCCGCATGTCACTGGTCGGAATGTCATTTTGGCTGGATTCTACGATACCCCTATCTTGTATGATACGCCGACAACGGAACAGGAAACTGCGGTAGATGAGATAATTGATCTGCTTGGTCTTCATGCTCTGGCTGAAAGCAGGTTAGGAACACTTTCCACAGGGCAGGTGCGCAAACTGCTCGTGGCTCGTGGACTGGTTGTAAAGCCAGATGTCCTGCTGCTGGATGAATGTCTGGACGGCTTGGACAGCTCGTCGCGTAGCGAGGTGCTGCAACTGCTTGATGTCGCAGCAGAGCGGACGACGTTGGTCTGTGCTGCGCATCGGGCAGGAGATCTGCCTGATTGCATTGCGCACGCCATGATTCTTGAAGATGGTGTTATCGTGTCGGAAGGTGGCAGGGATGAGGCTTTGCAGATATTGCAGGCTAGTGCGCCGGACCTTGCGGCCTGTGATCTGCCTGCGGCTATCTTTGATCCGAGTATGGAATATCTTTTGCGCATGGAGCATGTTTCAGTCGTTCAGGACGGGAAGCGCATCCTTCATTCCATTGACTGGGAGATTCTGCCCGGGGAAAATTGGATGGTGATCGGAGCAAACGGTGCTGGAAAGTCGACGTTGCTCAAACTTATCATGAGTGAAATAGCGCCGTATGCCGATGACCAGGAAGGCGTGGGTGTCATCAGACGGCTCGGTGGTATGACCATGGATGAAGCACGGCCCTTGATCGGCGTGGTGTCGCCCGACCTGCAGGCCGGGTATGCGCGTGAACTAGGCTGGGAAGTGACGGCGGAAGAAACGGTCATGTCTGGCTATCGGGGCAGTGTGGGCATGCTGGACGAGCCGACGAGTGAAGAGAAGCTAGGAGCGGCGCGCTGGCTTGAAATGGTCGGACTGTCCGGGTTGGAATCCCGGCGATTGCGACACATGTCGTATGGACAGCAGCGCAGGGTTTTTCTGGCACGGGCCATGGCTCCGGGACCGAAGCTGCTTCTGTTGGATGAACCCCTGTCTGGTCTGGACAGTGCTTCTCGCGCATTTATGAGAGAGATGATTCAGCGACTGGGGGAGTCGGGGACGCCGCTTGTTCTTGTCACGCATCATGCCGATGACAGGGTGTCAACACTCAATCGTGTGCTGATGTTGGAGCAAGGCCGGGTGCGGTTTCGTGGACCGCGTGATGAGTATGTCATGGGATAA
- a CDS encoding molybdopterin biosynthesis protein: MTKRNIYLETIPPEVAVKRAKGALDRTALMGNEIIPTHEAAGRVTAGPIFARCSSPTFHAAAMDGIAIQAESTFAARDDKPVHLSHPNQFQFVNTGNPMPDGTNAVIMIENVVQKDEVTVLVDTPAFPWQHVRRIGEDIVATELLIPQNRELTPSDIGALLSAGIYEIEVREKVKAVFLPTGDEVLNFLDKPEPQAGQVIESNSQVFKAYANSWGIEASWSSPVPDNEDTLRTAVMGGLESGCHVVIVGAGSSAGSKDYSKKVFESIGSVLVHGISVMPGKPTLLAVTDERSGYPGRLLVGAPGYPVSAIVCHEKILAPILHWLMGKALPARHMAEITLARKTPSKAGMREAIRLAAGRIGNKIVAAPLARGAGMITTMTKAQAVAYIPEEVEGVEQGDSLNAELLVPKDDLNRVLVHVGSHDNTLDLLANELMGLAVPMHLVSSHAGSMGGLTALKAGSALFAGAHLFDPATGDFNFPFIARYLPDMPMTVVNLAIRHQGLIVSKGNPLGIRGVTDLTREDIIFINRQRGAGTRILLDHHLKEAAINPRDVHGYDNEEFTHMAVAVNVLTGAASCGLGIFAAAKALDLDFVPLAHERYDLVIPTASISDERIQTLIATIRTDEVKAKIKDLGGYETDLTGLEMTPGIGLG, from the coding sequence ATGACGAAACGAAATATTTACTTGGAAACGATTCCGCCCGAGGTGGCTGTCAAACGTGCCAAGGGGGCACTGGATCGGACGGCCCTTATGGGAAACGAAATAATACCCACGCACGAAGCTGCCGGACGGGTAACGGCCGGGCCGATTTTTGCCAGATGCTCTTCCCCGACTTTTCACGCCGCTGCCATGGACGGAATTGCCATTCAGGCGGAATCCACCTTTGCCGCCCGAGATGACAAACCTGTCCATCTGAGTCACCCGAATCAATTTCAATTCGTGAACACAGGCAACCCGATGCCTGACGGAACCAATGCGGTCATCATGATCGAAAACGTCGTGCAAAAAGATGAAGTCACGGTTCTTGTCGACACTCCGGCCTTCCCCTGGCAGCACGTCCGACGCATAGGTGAAGACATTGTTGCCACTGAGCTGCTCATTCCGCAAAACCGCGAACTCACACCCTCTGACATCGGAGCACTGCTTTCGGCTGGTATTTATGAGATAGAAGTCAGGGAAAAGGTCAAGGCTGTATTTCTGCCAACGGGCGATGAGGTGCTCAATTTTCTGGACAAACCCGAACCGCAGGCTGGACAGGTCATTGAATCAAACTCTCAAGTGTTCAAAGCCTATGCGAACTCATGGGGTATTGAAGCTTCATGGTCATCGCCGGTCCCTGACAATGAGGACACACTCCGTACAGCTGTCATGGGTGGCCTCGAAAGCGGGTGTCATGTCGTGATAGTTGGTGCCGGTTCCAGTGCAGGCAGCAAGGATTACTCAAAAAAGGTCTTCGAATCCATCGGCTCGGTATTAGTGCACGGCATCTCGGTCATGCCGGGTAAACCCACCCTGCTCGCCGTAACAGATGAACGCAGTGGCTATCCGGGCCGTTTGCTCGTGGGCGCACCGGGATATCCGGTATCCGCCATCGTCTGTCATGAAAAAATTCTCGCCCCGATTCTCCATTGGCTCATGGGCAAGGCTTTGCCTGCACGGCATATGGCTGAAATAACACTGGCTCGCAAAACGCCGTCGAAAGCAGGCATGCGCGAAGCCATCCGGCTGGCCGCAGGTCGAATCGGAAACAAGATTGTCGCGGCACCGCTCGCTCGCGGCGCAGGCATGATTACCACCATGACCAAGGCACAGGCCGTGGCCTATATCCCAGAAGAGGTGGAAGGCGTGGAACAAGGGGATTCGCTGAACGCTGAACTGCTCGTACCAAAAGACGACCTGAACAGGGTTCTGGTTCATGTAGGAAGCCACGACAACACACTCGACCTGCTCGCAAACGAACTTATGGGGTTAGCCGTTCCCATGCACCTTGTATCCAGCCATGCCGGGTCCATGGGCGGCCTGACTGCATTGAAGGCAGGCTCCGCCCTGTTCGCTGGCGCGCACCTGTTCGACCCGGCGACTGGAGATTTCAACTTCCCGTTCATTGCCCGCTATCTGCCGGATATGCCTATGACCGTGGTCAACCTCGCCATCCGACATCAGGGACTCATTGTAAGCAAGGGCAACCCACTCGGTATCCGTGGCGTAACAGACCTGACCCGTGAGGACATTATCTTCATCAACCGTCAGCGCGGAGCCGGGACCAGAATTCTTCTGGACCACCACCTCAAGGAAGCAGCCATCAACCCGCGTGATGTTCATGGATATGACAACGAAGAATTCACGCACATGGCCGTGGCTGTGAACGTCCTGACCGGCGCGGCATCCTGCGGTCTGGGTATCTTTGCCGCAGCAAAAGCGCTGGACCTCGACTTCGTGCCGCTGGCCCATGAACGATATGATCTAGTCATTCCCACGGCATCCATAAGCGACGAACGCATTCAGACGCTCATAGCCACGATCCGCACAGATGAGGTCAAAGCAAAGATCAAAGATCTCGGCGGGTATGAAACGGATTTGACCGGCCTTGAAATGACGCCGGGCATCGGGTTGGGATAG
- a CDS encoding methyl-accepting chemotaxis protein translates to MRTKLFLGFGLAAGLLVVVVVLYQFAMSGSVTAFLDLMNEEVAIQVHAETAEISMLQCRRNEKDFLLRKDLKYKDELHENLASVVKNADAIVPLARSVGSEDLARLAMSIKGAADKYESAFVALTQAWEKRGLTHDSGLQGAFRKVVRDAEMAFEKHQVQDLYIDLMLMRRWEKDFSRTRATRYHDRMIATQESFARKLALREDKSEALLESERGFEAYVKAFSEYEKAGTAGNYEAVRSAAETMEQGLNSLFVPDVKGLLLMIRRGEKDYLLRGSEKYVKVTHANVDALVSAFKNSDADPKFVEQAIAMGEAYRAAFDALVAEDIHIQSIVAEMREAVHAIEPVVDKIAHDAWEMAKAKASSVESDASTMGTIAILVGLFAVIGGILTALIIVRSILRQLGTDPKDLVEITQQIAQGKLGVSFEGTPDISSVYGAMKVMVDRLTEILGRVSNSAASVASGAEELTATAETVSNGANQQAAGVEEVSSSVEEITASIQQNSENATSTETISRQASEDAQEGGKAVDATVSAMREIAEKISIVEEIARQTNLLALNAAIEAARAGEQGKGFAVVAAEVRKLAERSGAAAAEISELSVSSVAVAEKAGSMLVKMVPDIQKTSDLIQEISASSREQAEGVRQINNGIQHLDSTVQQNASASEELASTAEELSAQAQQLQMAINYFDVSGVSRFQSGNGVAALPVAKDVPDDGFDRF, encoded by the coding sequence TTGAGAACCAAACTTTTCCTTGGTTTCGGCCTGGCCGCCGGATTGCTTGTGGTTGTTGTGGTGCTTTATCAGTTCGCTATGTCTGGTTCTGTCACCGCATTCCTCGATTTGATGAATGAGGAAGTTGCCATTCAGGTCCATGCGGAAACAGCGGAAATAAGCATGTTGCAATGTCGGCGTAATGAGAAAGATTTTTTATTGCGTAAAGACCTTAAATATAAAGACGAACTGCATGAAAATCTGGCGAGCGTGGTCAAGAATGCAGACGCCATAGTGCCGCTGGCGAGGTCTGTCGGCAGTGAAGACTTGGCACGTCTTGCCATGTCTATCAAAGGGGCGGCAGATAAATACGAATCCGCATTCGTCGCTTTGACACAAGCCTGGGAAAAGCGAGGGCTTACTCATGATTCCGGGTTGCAGGGAGCTTTTCGCAAGGTGGTCAGGGATGCGGAGATGGCTTTTGAAAAGCATCAGGTGCAGGACCTGTATATTGATCTTATGCTTATGCGCAGGTGGGAAAAAGATTTCAGCCGAACACGTGCAACCCGATATCACGATAGGATGATTGCAACGCAGGAGTCCTTTGCAAGGAAGCTTGCTCTGCGTGAGGACAAGTCCGAGGCTTTACTTGAATCCGAACGGGGATTTGAGGCCTACGTGAAGGCTTTTTCTGAATATGAAAAGGCAGGCACTGCGGGTAACTATGAAGCTGTGCGCAGTGCTGCAGAGACCATGGAACAGGGGCTCAATTCGCTGTTTGTCCCTGATGTTAAAGGGCTGCTGCTGATGATTCGCCGAGGAGAAAAAGATTATCTTCTGCGTGGTTCCGAGAAGTATGTGAAGGTCACTCATGCCAACGTGGATGCGTTGGTCAGTGCTTTTAAAAACTCGGACGCGGACCCGAAGTTTGTGGAGCAGGCGATTGCCATGGGTGAGGCATATAGGGCTGCCTTTGACGCACTTGTTGCCGAAGATATTCATATTCAGTCTATCGTTGCCGAGATGCGTGAAGCCGTACACGCCATTGAGCCTGTTGTTGATAAAATTGCTCATGATGCCTGGGAAATGGCGAAAGCCAAGGCTTCAAGCGTTGAATCAGACGCATCCACCATGGGAACCATCGCTATTCTTGTTGGTCTTTTTGCAGTTATTGGTGGCATTCTGACAGCCTTGATAATCGTTCGAAGTATTCTGAGGCAGTTGGGAACCGATCCCAAGGATCTGGTTGAAATCACACAGCAGATCGCTCAAGGGAAGCTGGGCGTCTCATTTGAGGGTACGCCTGATATCAGCTCTGTGTATGGTGCCATGAAGGTCATGGTGGATCGGTTGACCGAAATCCTTGGTCGTGTGTCCAACTCGGCCGCTTCTGTAGCCTCCGGCGCAGAAGAATTGACGGCTACGGCGGAGACTGTTTCGAACGGTGCCAACCAGCAGGCCGCAGGGGTGGAAGAGGTCTCTTCCAGTGTTGAGGAGATCACCGCAAGCATCCAGCAGAACTCTGAAAATGCGACCTCCACTGAAACCATCTCGCGGCAGGCGAGTGAAGATGCTCAAGAAGGTGGCAAGGCCGTGGACGCTACGGTTTCTGCAATGCGTGAAATTGCCGAGAAAATTTCAATTGTTGAGGAGATTGCTCGTCAAACCAACCTGCTGGCACTCAATGCGGCTATCGAAGCTGCACGGGCCGGAGAACAGGGGAAAGGGTTTGCCGTTGTTGCTGCGGAGGTCCGAAAGCTTGCTGAACGCAGTGGTGCGGCCGCCGCGGAGATCAGTGAATTGTCCGTGTCTTCAGTTGCTGTTGCAGAGAAGGCTGGAAGCATGCTTGTCAAGATGGTTCCCGATATCCAGAAAACATCAGATCTCATTCAGGAGATCAGTGCTTCCAGTCGTGAACAGGCGGAGGGCGTGCGCCAAATCAACAATGGCATTCAGCATCTGGATTCTACTGTTCAGCAAAATGCCTCAGCTTCCGAAGAACTTGCTTCAACTGCCGAAGAATTATCTGCACAGGCTCAGCAGTTGCAGATGGCGATAAACTATTTCGATGTGTCGGGAGTTTCTCGTTTTCAATCAGGGAATGGGGTTGCAGCCTTGCCTGTGGCCAAAGATGTACCCGATGATGGATTTGATCGTTTCTAG
- a CDS encoding YqaE/Pmp3 family membrane protein, with protein sequence MELLRIIISVLIPPIGAFLKVGLGLQFWVNLLLTLLGYFPGLVHVIWLLARK encoded by the coding sequence GTGGAACTGCTTCGCATCATTATTTCCGTGCTCATTCCGCCCATCGGGGCATTTCTGAAAGTCGGCCTCGGCCTGCAATTCTGGGTTAACCTGCTGTTGACCCTTCTCGGATACTTCCCCGGACTGGTGCACGTCATCTGGCTGCTCGCCAGAAAATAA
- a CDS encoding RNA-binding protein, whose translation MSKNIYIGNLPWSATEDEVRAAFEAYGQVSSVKLIEDRETGRPRGFGFVEMDDDSGALEAIEALDGKDFGGRNIKVNEAKPRVERPRW comes from the coding sequence ATGTCTAAGAACATCTACATCGGCAATCTGCCCTGGTCCGCAACTGAAGACGAAGTCCGTGCTGCTTTCGAAGCATACGGTCAGGTTTCTTCTGTTAAACTCATCGAAGACCGTGAAACCGGTCGCCCGCGCGGCTTTGGTTTTGTCGAGATGGATGACGATTCCGGTGCTCTGGAAGCTATCGAAGCTCTGGACGGCAAGGATTTCGGCGGCCGTAACATCAAGGTCAACGAAGCCAAACCTCGCGTGGAGCGTCCCCGCTGGTAG
- a CDS encoding DUF3298 domain-containing protein, producing the protein MHAIRTLSVAIMFILFTPVLLAAKSTCTPLVLSDIHVAEETAGFMVDVRYPVLCAEKASRTIRDWVGYRLFDFKKFDPDHDLSDFPHKYDMTMNYSVWSVASGRLASVKLDVDVYTGGAHPNHWPMTWVFDMANGDTVTLEELISNMETTLPAISVICRAVLVNTLDSGIRDMIFDGTEPLEENFSRFILNDEGVTFIFPHYQVAPYSYGEQVVTIPYANITKHLTPEINQALGLTIP; encoded by the coding sequence ATGCACGCCATCCGCACTCTTTCGGTCGCGATCATGTTCATCCTGTTCACCCCGGTGCTGCTTGCAGCAAAATCCACATGCACTCCCCTCGTCCTGTCTGATATCCATGTAGCAGAAGAAACCGCCGGATTCATGGTGGACGTCCGCTATCCCGTACTCTGTGCAGAAAAGGCCAGCCGAACAATCCGCGACTGGGTCGGATATCGTCTGTTCGATTTCAAGAAATTCGACCCGGACCACGACCTGTCGGACTTTCCTCATAAATATGACATGACGATGAACTACAGCGTCTGGTCAGTCGCTTCCGGCCGTCTCGCTTCGGTTAAACTGGATGTAGATGTTTATACAGGCGGCGCCCACCCAAACCATTGGCCCATGACATGGGTTTTCGACATGGCAAACGGCGACACTGTCACACTGGAAGAACTTATCTCGAATATGGAGACCACACTACCGGCAATCTCAGTCATCTGTCGTGCAGTCTTGGTAAACACGCTCGATTCTGGAATCCGGGACATGATTTTTGACGGCACCGAACCTTTGGAAGAAAATTTTTCACGCTTCATCCTGAATGACGAAGGTGTGACTTTCATTTTTCCGCACTATCAGGTTGCTCCTTACTCCTATGGAGAACAGGTAGTGACCATCCCTTATGCAAACATAACGAAGCACCTGACACCGGAAATCAATCAGGCACTTGGACTCACCATTCCCTGA